The Colletotrichum destructivum chromosome 8, complete sequence genome includes the window TCTGGAAGAGAGTGAAGGAAGTGGCAGATCGATATTGCTCAAACTACATAATGGAGTCAGCCAGTTTTGGGAATAGACATCTAAGAAACAATGGATGACTGACAGGAACAATAATTTTTCAATTCACTGACTCTACGGTGTCGTCGACAGTGCAGAGGCCCCCAAGTTGTTGACTGTGGCCTCTCTTTTGAACGCAATGACCAGGGTTTATATGAAAGCAATCCAGGCGCAAAACATGAATCCCGTGCTCATTACTTTTCAAAAGCATGGAACCTTCGTAGAAGTGGGACGGTGGACAACGGCGACACTCGAGGCGTAATAGAACTATCCGCACCGCGAAACCCGGAAAACGCACGATATACCTTGCAAACAAGTAATTCATGCTTGGAGGTACGCATCTCTCTATTGCCCACCGAGGTCAAAGGTTTCGCTTTGCATATGTACTCGGATCATGTCGCAGTCTCTTAAATCGGGCAGTTCGAGTTCTAGCAAGTCTCAAAGACTCAATTCCACAGTTGAGCCTGTTCAGAAGCATCGTTCACCTTTCTCACCTTCAAGGAAAATTTCACTTCGACTTCTCATTGATTTCATCCTCGGGGTTTGAATAGATGCCGCGCCATCGAGTGGTTGTGCGTTGGAGCTCCCCGAGTTGTAGCGGGCGCGGCAACTGTTCCCCGATGCACCAGCATCACGGCCAAAGCTAGCTTCAAAACACCATGACACGAACCTTGATCCTATTCAAACCCTCCCGTTCTCCAGGAACCCCTCTTGTAGAGTAGTAGGGGAGGGATACATTGAGCATCAACCTGTTCGCCGTCACCAACACGATGTGACTACGTCGCGCGAACAAGACCCGTTTTAAAGTCCGGGGGGTGTGGGGGGGGTGTGACTTGAGGGTTCCCGAACCTGGTACAGTCTCTGGGGTGGATTTTATTGACGGGTGAACAAAACTCTGAGCAGAAACAAAAAATGAGCATGGAAAGCTTCACACACTAacgatggggggggggatgtcCGTGAAAGGATTGGACTGTTTGACATGGTTTACGCTTGCGACATCCAGCTCAAAGGGCGTGGAAAAAAATCAAATGTAACCTCGACCCTGATGTAGTACGATTGACTCTCAATAAATATTATCCAGACATGACTTGCCTGATTACGGTAAATGCAGGACTTGATGGAATTTAACAGATTTAATGAAAAGGTTTCTTGAGATCAAGTAGTAATGCTACGAGTATGGCGTCAGTAGATGCTTATCTCAGATCTGTCACCAGCGAACTATGCTCGAACCAATCGTAATCCAGATTGAAGCACCCATAACTTTACACGATGCCATTTTTTACTGGTGGTATTTCCCAAGTGTTTTTCCCTGCCCGCCGTGGACCGAAGCTGTAGATTTGACCCCGTCATCTATCTTGCGTTTTACAACCTTGGAAACGGCGAGAGCGGCAAGAAAGACGATAATtgcggcaacgacgacgttTTGTGCAATAACTTGCCAAGAAGATACACGAAACCATCGCGAAGCCATATGAGGCCAAGTTCCATTGGCCGTTGAGTGACACTTTAAACCTGTAAGATGTCGTTAGAACCGATCACTAAACCACAACACTCGAGCACCACAAACTTACGTTTGTGCCCCGAAGAAATCAGGACATCATCCAGTATGTGTGCGACGCCTCCAAAAATGAGAACGTCTTGCCTAAGAACCTTCGCCTCGTTGACGAAAACATCGCCTCTTGAGTCGTGCCTGATGGTGACCTTCAAGCCACTGAGAGTTTGGTACTCACTCCCATCCGTGGCAAAAGCACTGTGATAAAGGACCTGGTTCGGAATGGCGTGATTCGTGGCAAACATTGCCAATTCCTCGATACTTAGGGAGTCCAGTAgagaacgccgccgcctcacTGCTCTGTCATTCGGCAGAAAGATGGTCACGTCTTTCATGGTCTCCAGTGCTTCTCCGGTGTGGGACCGTTCAATGATGTTCCAAAACCCATGGAGGTTGCCCAATTTGGTGGTCTCTGAGATGTTGTGTGGGAGGACAAGGTTACTGTTGATTGTATGCAAAACACCGTTGTCATGGCCTATGTCCGACTCATTGATGCGCATAACCTTCTGGATGCCTGACTCTACGTAAAAAGAGTCCAAGATGACGGAAAGCTTGACGGCCGGACCATCCGTAACATTGTTCAAAATTGGCGGACGCAAGACCGAATGAACAAGTTGAATATCGGTTCTCAGTGAAGGGTCAGAAGAAGTGTAGACTCCCTCAAGGAAATGGTATTCCAAAATGCCTCGGGCAAGCATTGGGTCGATGGAGCTCATGTTCAAGCCCCAATTAGCGAGACCAAGGAGCGCGTCATCTGTCATTGCCAGGAAAGTAGACTTCTTAGCTGTTTCGAACCGTTCCAGTAAGTCGAGGTCCTCCAAAAGATCATGAAGCATCGAAAGCGACCCATGGTTTGTCAACGCTTGACCTAGCAGTGTGGCCGAAGTGTGGCCCAGAAGCACTGTGGCCGGGGCAATGAGCGAAAAACGCATAGCTGGAAgtgaggggagagagaaaaagaaggaaaatAGGAAGAAATTCCGGCTTGCGTATGCTGCCTGCTGACGGCCAAGTGGACTTGAAAGTTGTCTAAGAGCACTCGGGGGGTTCTCAAGGTTATGCCGACAATGCACTGGCCGGACTTTATTCCCCGTTGACAGCCCAGCCTTTTGAGCTTCGGTTTATTCCTTTCGCGGAAGCCATCCGGAGAGTTTCTGCGTCTCAAACACTACCTACCAGCCTGCGGGCTGAATTGACCAAGCTGCATTCCCTCCCTTATTAGAAACTGTCAGATTCTAGCATCCTCACTTCGCTGCGTAGCTGTCCTATGATATGAAGACTATTGTGACCATTGGTTTCGAATCCTGTTCTCTACACCGATTCGGCATAACATCACAATGCACGCTGTTCACTTTCTGACGTATGTTTTGCCATGGCCGTTATTCAGCTGGTCGCCCATGTCGTTGGAAGCCGTGATGTCCAATACCCAGCACTCTGTACAGCGATCTATATACTTCGAGCTCAATCTCACAGCCAGCCGAGTAGATGCACTCGGTGCTGGGCTACGAGACGCCATTCTGGTCAATAACAACTTCACCGGACCTACTTTACGCCTCAAGCAGGGAGACAAGGTCAATGTCATTATCCGCAACTATCTACGGGAGGATACAACAACTCACTTTCATGGCGTTGACCAACGGAAAACGCCATGGAGCGATGGTGTACCAGGGCTTACACAGGGCCAAATCCACCCTGGCGCGTCTTACCTGTATCAGTGGACGGCAGAGCAGTCAGGAACCTTTTTCTACCACGCCCAATCCAAGGGCCAACTCATGGACGGGCTCTACGGTGCAGTGATTGTCGATGCATCATCAGAGATCGATAGACCTTTCCATCTCATCAGCAACGACCCGAAAGTTCTACAGGCCATGCAAAACGCGGAACTGCGCTTGCagccgctcctcctcgccgatCGGAGCCAATACAAATTCAGGGATTTTTACCACATTGAGGAAATCGCCAATTTCGACCTTGCCTGCACAGACGGCATCATGATCAATGGAGTCGGTTCTCAGTACTGTCTGGACTCAAAGTCCCTGGACAGCATGACGAATCCCATCATTCTCAAGATGTTGCAAGATCTTGGAGAGAACTACATGACGGCAAAAGGTTGCGTACCTCCCATTCAAGCACTTCGAGGAGACTATGATGTAACGTCGTGCACCCCCTTCTAGGCCACCCCCCTATCTGGGCCACCTTAGCCCCACCAAGCTACACTAAAACCTACTGCTTTTTATATATACTATATAACAGCCTACTAAAAGTAAATAAATGTATAAAAATATTTTATAGTACataaatagtattattaaGTAATTGTATAGTTTTTACTTTATTTACTATTAAATCTATTAAGTATTATAAGTATAAAGTTTAAACTAAAATTTCTTAGTATTTTCTTAATAACTTATTATACTAATTATATACTTATTATAATAATTATATTAGTAAATTTTAAATAGACTTTGTATGTACATGCAGGTACTAAAAATGTAGGGTAAACTAAAGATTAGATATCTATAACTGTTCTTTCTAACTATAGGATTAGGGTTATATAAGATAGATATACTGTCTTATCTAGCCTTAAGTTATTTAGGCTAAGCTAAGTAATAATtcccttatatataagtaagTGCTGCATAATCTAGTCTATATACTTTATTCTTAAGTTGTAGGTATTATATAGTTATATAATTATATTATTCTAATACTTATAACTTTTGTTTTTATAACCTAACTATATAATCCCTTTAATGTAGCTAATTAGGTTATACTAATTATTCTATTAATAACCTTATATATAAATTTAGTAGGTTAAGCTACTaattattatataatagatCTAAATAATAAGAATTATTAATAACGCTAGTagtccttttttttctttttataTAGTTGTTTCCTTTCTATTTAGTTAAGCAGATAGATTATATAGATTTATTATATTTACCTTCTAACTTTActttacctacctactttaCTTAGTAAGGCAGCCTATTacccttttctttcttctttttctttcttttgtttttctttttcttttttctcttttaCAACCTATACTAAAAATTTTTTACTATATAAAATAAAATTTAAATAAATAAAATAAATAAACTAACGTATAAAGCTTTTAAATCTCTTTAGATATAAGAAACAATTTATATATCCTTTtatttgttttctttcttcttctactaACCTTTTTATGCATTAGAGGCTTTCTAATACTATTATAAAGCCTAGTTGCTAGTTTACTATGTTTCTCTTAGTTCCTATTTAGAACTATAATACCTTTATTAGTAATATATGCATTACTAATAATAGAGGAGTTTAGTAGCTTTATCTTTCTACTAGTAATAATAATAATTGCTGCTTCCTAATGTTGCTTGCTGTTAATATATATACCCTTAATAAGTATTAGTAATCTTACTAATTATATACATAAGATAAAAAAGTTTATATTATTACTTTGCTTTTATATAATATTTAGATTTATATATTTGCTAATAAGACTATTATATAGATAGTTACTTTAATTATCTGCTATAAAGACTatttttatataatgcttATTTAAAGCTGTAGCTACGCTAgttatatatatattaatAAGTATGCAACTATTGCTAATTTGCGCTTTTATTAGTACATTTATCTTAATTTGTATAGAGATAGATCTTGCGCTAAGTGTATATTTTAGTTTTATAAAGCCTACTGCTAGCATAAAGGTGTTAGTAATATTTTTAGTAATAATAATAATTTATCTAATAATAATAGACCTACTCCTTTTAACTATAAGCCTTCTTTTATACATAAGGGCTGCAACTAGCGTACTTCTAGCAAGCGTTTAGGTAAGAACGTTAGTACTTCTAGATTTTTTTTAGGATCTTTATATAATCTTTAGTTAATTAAGAAGAAGTAATCTTATCTTTTTATATCCCTAATTAGTTATTATATGTCTTATAGGTAGAACGCTAAGTagttatataaagtaataaATTTAGGATTTATAATTGCAATAATAGTAATTATAGTAGTAGTATCTAGTGTAGTATTAGGTTAGAAGGTAAATAATTAAGTAGTTAATGTATAAAGGTAGGCTtatatatagtaattattaatTGCTTTTCTCTCTTAATCTTTTAATATATACTTTAACTTAAATCTATAGAGTGTTGCttataactaattactatagttgttggaataacatgatcacatgaccgtacgacacctacgactcaggaacaaagtgcacagactggatcgtgcagcactcactcatacacaggggaatcatcacttggctcggcccgaatgactcaaggccggacgagacagtatatctgtctcgtacgaccccaatcctgtagttagaaaggacagtcacagatatccaaTCTTTGGTTCACCCTACATTTTCAGTACCTGCGTGCACGTACAAAGTCCATTCAACAATAGTGCTAAATTTAGCGTTTTTTTAGTAAGGGTATCTATAGGGTTGTTTTTGCTATTAATCTATCTTACCTTTAagatctctttctttttaTATAACTTATGTAGGCTTATAATGTTAATTGTAAGTCT containing:
- a CDS encoding Putative FAS1 domain-containing protein; the encoded protein is MRFSLIAPATVLLGHTSATLLGQALTNHGSLSMLHDLLEDLDLLERFETAKKSTFLAMTDDALLGLANWGLNMSSIDPMLARGILEYHFLEGVYTSSDPSLRTDIQLVHSVLRPPILNNVTDGPAVKLSVILDSFYVESGIQKVMRINESDIGHDNGVLHTINSNLVLPHNISETTKLGNLHGFWNIIERSHTGEALETMKDVTIFLPNDRAVRRRRSLLDSLSIEELAMFATNHAIPNQVLYHSAFATDGSEYQTLSGLKVTIRHDSRGDVFVNEAKVLRQDVLIFGGVAHILDDVLISSGHKRLKCHSTANGTWPHMASRWFRVSSWQVIAQNVVVAAIIVFLAALAVSKVVKRKIDDGVKSTASVHGGQGKTLGKYHQ
- a CDS encoding Putative cupredoxin, multicopper oxidase-like protein, whose amino-acid sequence is MHAVHFLTYVLPWPLFSWSPMSLEAVMSNTQHSVQRSIYFELNLTASRVDALGAGLRDAILVNNNFTGPTLRLKQGDKVNVIIRNYLREDTTTHFHGVDQRKTPWSDGVPGLTQGQIHPGASYLYQWTAEQSGTFFYHAQSKGQLMDGLYGAVIVDASSEIDRPFHLISNDPKVLQAMQNAELRLQPLLLADRSQYKFRDFYHIEEIANFDLACTDGIMINGVGSQYCLDSKSLDSMTNPIILKMLQDLGENYMTAKGCVPPIQALRGDYDVTSCTPF